GAATTCGCCGGTCGAGCTCCCTGGGCGAAACCTCTGATGTGTCAATTAACGGAATGCGGGGAAATGCTGTCAGGATTTATATTGACGGTCTTCCGATGGAATTTATGTATCCCAATTTTGATATTTCCACACTGCCAATTGGTAATCTGAAACGCATTGACGTTTATAAAGGCGTGCTTCCGGTTGACGTAGGTACGGATGCGTTAGGTGGTGGAATAAATTTGGTTACTGAACAAAAATCATACAACTCGTTGCGGGCTTCGTATAATGTGGGATCCTTCAACACCCATCTTGCCGATTTTTCATTAGGGCTGGCCAACAGCAAAAATTATTTTGTCAACGTAACCGGAGCCTATAATTACTCGGATAATAATTATGGAATGGATGCGCAGATCTACGAAAAGAATAATAAGGTAGAAAGAATTCACCGTTTTCATGACAGATACAGAATTGGCTTTGGTGGCATAACCATCGGCACGCATAGCAAACCCTGGGCCGATGAGTTGAAATTAACGTTGAATCTTTCCAGCGGAGACAAACAACTTCAAAACGGCGCAAGAGTTTCCAGTCTCGCTTTTGGAGAGGTACTTTATGAAGCAAAAAATTTATCGGCAATTCTGAAATATGACAAGTCATTGTGGAATGAAAAAGCCTTGTTTTCGACTACCTTCAATTACAGCGATCAGCAATTAATCTATATCGATACTACCAGCAACGTTTATAGCTGGAGCGGAAAAGTAATAGGCAGAAAAGGTACAGAAGGTGAATATTCACTTGGATATACCAAAACTTACATTCAAGGTTTGGTAAATCGGGCCAGTTTTTCTTACAAATTATCAGCCAATCACAAGCTCCTGATATCCAATTTATATGCAAGACAAAAATTGACAGGTATCGATTATCTGGAAGAAGATCCTGCAAAAGATTATTTACGGGTACCTCAATATTTAACAAAAAATGTGGCTGGGGTACAGTATGAAGGTATTTTCTGGAATAAGTTAACGTTTTCAACAGCACTTAAAAGATTCGATTACATTCTGGATGGTGCCGAAAATAATACTTTTCAGTTGTTCAAGAAAAAAGGCGGAATCTGGGGATATAATGCAGGCTTAAAATATGATCTGGCACCAGGAATGTTTATCCGGACTTCTTACGAAAAAGGATATCTTATTCCACTGTTTGCCCAGTTTGTAGGAAATGGCGCAGATATTGTCCGGAATACGGATCTTCTTCCTGAAAGCAGTGACAATCTGAATTTAGGATTTTCTATCGCACGCCCGATCAACAAAATCCTGAATATTTCATCTACCGTAAACGGTTTTTACCGTCAGCAGCATGATATCATTTTTATTGGTGATGGTGTTGTGAAAAGGTACGACAATGCGGATCAGGTAAGAACTGTGGGTGTGGAAGGTGATGTTTCGCTGACTTACAAAAACGCTTTTACACTCAAAACCAATGTTACATTTCTGCGTAAAACATTTACAAAAGTCAAAATCCAGGAAAGTCAGTTTTTGGTTGGAACTGCATTCCCAAATAATCCCAACTTCTACGCCAACAGCGAATTTGCCTGGGCAAAGAGTGGTTTGCTAAAAACACAAGACCGATTCCGCGCCTACGTTTTCTACACTTATATCGCACCTTTCAACCACATCACCGTTGGTAAGGAAAATAGTGTGAAAAATACACCTGAGGCTTATGTGCCCGTTCAGCATCGTGTTGACGCCGGACTTTCCTACAAGTTCGCAAGCAATGGATTAACTGCTTCCATCAATGCAATCAACTTGCTGAATGCCAAGCTGTTTGATAATTATCTGGTGCCACGTGCAGGTACAAATTTCAACGTAAAACTGATTTATCAACTTTTGAATTTCTAATAATTACTGACTTTTTCAGCCCATACTTTTTAAAATCCAGTCCATCTCTTAACACAAAAACACGAATGAAAACTAAATTTTTACTAGGCCTTCTTTTATCTGCCACTTTATTTTCTTGCGGTGACAGTGACAAAACCGATACTGATGTTGAGCCGGAATCTCTTTATCAGGAAGAAGGATACGTGATGGCATCCATTTCTCAATCCACAGCGGGATTTAGCTATTATGCAGGATTTTTCAATGAGCTTCCATCGGGTGATATTGATCTGACGAAGAAAGCTGCATATAGTACTTTTTCTATCAGAACAGGTTACAAAAATTTCATTTATGGAGCTGCTTTAAATGGCGATAAAAAAGTGTCAAAACTCGCGATCCTGAAAAGTACCGGAGCCATTGTGGAGGTCGCCGCAATTCCTCTTATAGATTACGTTTCAGCCATAAAAATCATCAGTGATGACCTTGGGATTTACACGACTGGCGGAAACAGAGCGCTGTTTTTGTTTAACCCTACGACGATGGAAAACATTGGTCAGATTGATATGACTTCTGCCCAAAACTTCCCGGCAAATGAAACGAATATCTACACCCACCTTGCCTATCGCAAGTCGGATAATCGTTTGTTTGCAACCTTATTTACCAACAGCAGCAAAACAGGTCAGTTTTATGATGCAGAAAATGTGTATGTGGAAGTGATCAACCTGACAACAAAAAAATGGGAAAAAACGGCGATGTTCCCACAGGCGACTTACCCTGTTTCCAGAGGTGCGGAGAACGGACTGGTAGATGAACAAGGTAACGTCTACATCGTAACGCAGGGCCAATATGGATTGGATGGCCAATTGGGCCCTAATTCTGCCAAACGTTCAAAACCACAAATCCTGAAAATTCCGGCAGGCACGACAGATTTTGACCTGACTTATTCTTTCAATCCGGTTAGTGCAGCTGGTTTGCCAAATTTGTTATTCCAGCTAGTTTTGGGTACAATTTATGATGCGAACGGTATTGTTTATGCGTGTATTTCAGGTCAGCAGGATCCACCGCGTTTACTTGAACTCATTGCCAAACTGGCCAATCAGACAATCACTGCAACCGAATATTCTGAATTAACAAACCTTGCATTTTACGGTCCAAATCAACGCTGGGCGAGACTTGATATGAATGCAAAAACGGCAACATTTATTTCGGATATGCCTTTGACTGCCGGATATGCCTATCCAAATTCAAAAATTTACGACGGCAAGTTTTATCTCCCGGTTTACAATCCCGATTTGAAACTGAACGGAATTTATAAATATGATCCTGCAACTTCAAAATCAGAGAAAATCAACACAGTAACAGCTGGCGGGTTAGTGACTGATTTCGTGAAGTTTACGAAGTAAGTAATGAATTAAAAAAACGGATTCATTTTCATAAATCTAACAAAGGATTTCCTAACTCCTGTCGAAAACTTCTGAAATTTCAGAAAACTTCGACGGAGTTGGGAAACCATTTTCAATAGTTATTATTCGATCCAAACGGCGATTCTAAACTCTTCAACACATCAAATATTTTCTTAAATCATCAAACTTAATACCCGAATTTCTAAATTATCTCCAAATTATTTGGACTAGATATAAATAAGAATATATATTTGCAAACAGATTGTCTCGAAAGACGTCAGCATTATCATGCATATCAATCAGCCAGAAAAAATCTCATTCAAAATCGACGAGGATTCCTTTAAGGAAATCTATAATCTTTATTGGGAGAAAGTTTTTTCGGTTTGTTATGCCAATCTGGGCGAGACTGAGCCTGCCAAAGGAATGGTTCAGGAAATATTTAAGTCGCTTTGGGAAAGAAAAGATGAACTTGAAATTAATCAGTCTGTGGAAAGATATCTTGTCCGTTCGGCTAAATTCAAGGTTTTTGAATATATCAGAAACAAAAAAATCCGGGAACAACATCACGAAATCATAGTTGCAAGCCAGGTTTCTTCGCTCAATTATACTGAAAACGAAGTATTGGTAAGCAGCCTTAAAGAAAGAATCACTTCGCTGATTGACACCTTACCATCCCAATGCCGTAAAGTTTTTAAAATGAGCAGAGAACAAGGGCTTTCCAACAAGGAAATTGCATCGGATCTTCTTATCTCGGAAAGAGCTGTGGAATATCATATTTCCAAAGCCGTAACTTCGCTGAAATCCCACCTTACAGAATATTCCTGTTGATTTTCTTTATTGCCTGCTTCGTAAAACCGTTAGATATGCTACTTTTACTAAAAAGTACTTCTGCATTCTAAAAAGAGGCTTTCATGACGGTCAGTAAAGAGCTTATCGAAAAATACCATAAAGGAGAATGTACTCCCGAGGAATCCGCTATGGTGGAAAATTGGCTGCTCGACGATGATATTGAAATAGAAATTATTCTACCAGAAAACCTTCACAAGGAAAATGTAAAGGCGGAAATGTGGCAGGATATTGCTTCTTCACTTCCCGGCGCAAAAGAAAAGAGATTCCAATTCAATACAATTTCAGGATTTAATTCTTTCGGTTTGGCCGCTGCCGCCAGCGTTTTACTTTTGGTTGCTTTTTCATTTTTGCTATTTAAAATAAACAACAAAGAATCTGTAATTACTTCGGCAAATGTTTCTTTGTCAGAAAATAAAGAGATTGATTCCAAAGATTACACCATCTCCCTGGGGCCGGAAAGTAATGCCCGTATTGATGCAAACACAGGTTTAATAGATTTCTGTGGAACAATTTTAATCAGCCCTAAAAAGGATATTGATCTCTCTTTCAAAAATATATGCACTACTACCAAAAGAAATTCCGGTAAAATGAATTTTAAAAAGGGAGAAACTTACATCGCACTTAATTACAGAAACAAGAAAGATAATGAGCTGATTGTAATGGACGAAAAATTGCTGATGGGTTTGCCGCCAATTGTAAAAAGGCAGATTATGGATCAGTTTAATATTTGAAATCTTCCCCTGTAACGATGCGTGCCCAAGGCAGTCTGACATTTTTTAAAATCCTTTTTCTTATCAGTATTGGCTTTATATCCGGATGCTCCGAAAACAGTGCTCCGGAAACCAGGACGTATAGTATTTATACGATGGCCAAGGATTATAAGGAATACATTATCCAGGTTGATAATTTGTCTTCCGGAAAAGCAGATCCTGTCAAAAACGGAGCCCGGACTTATCCAAAACAGATCTGGTTCGATCTTATCGTCAGAGACGGTTTCTATTACCGGCTGCATAGAAAAACGCATTATTTCTTAAAATATACGGTTCAGAACAATCAATATGTTCCCGTTGATTCAGTTGAAATTGCACCGCTGACTTATCTGGACAATTATAACTGGGTTCATCCGGACACCTTACTCCTAATCTCTTACGACCGAAAAAATGCCGGGTTGAGGTATGCCAAAGTGAATGTAAAAAATATGAAAGCCAGGCTGGGAATTATGCCGGTAGCTTTGCCAAAAGCTCCATTTAATTCTATGTCTGTTGGTTTTTCCGAACTGAGAAATAAACAATTGCTGGTTGGATATAGCTACCACAGCATAACTTCCAGCAACTTTTCAACAACCGACACCGCTTATGTTGACATTTTAAGCTATCCCGAGCTCAAATGGCAAAAAACATTAAAGGATTCAAGATCCACATATCCGGGAGGAGCGAACACTGCTCAGCCTAACACTTTTCAAGATGAAAAAGGCGACTTTTATTTCCTAGCCTGCCCTGGAATTGCTTTGGGAAATCATCCGGATAAGCCAACCGCTTTGTATCGAATCAGGAAGGATGAAAACACAATTGATAGTACTTTCTTCTGGAATATTTCTGAATCCATCAAAAATCACGGGTATGGATTGTGGAACATTGGCAATGGAAAAGCCATTCTCCGCAGTGAAAGGAGAGATCTTTTCACAGGGGTTGAAGATCACTACAAAGTGCCTCACATAGAATTTTATGTACTGGACCTGAAACAGAAAACAATCAAAAAACTGGATCTGCCACTTGATAAAGGTACTTCACGCCAGTGTGTACTTGTAGAGAAGGGAAATGTTTATATTTCTATCAATTCCGACACTGCTGGAAATTATATCTGGATTTACAATCCTGATACCGAAACCCTGACAAAAGGTTTAAAACTTGATGGTGACATTGACTACATACTTCGTGTCGAAAAATTGTATGAGGATTAGCCGGTAACTGTTCTGGCTGCCAGGTAGTTTTATATGACCGACTTGAAAATCGTGTAACAGGTTTCTTTTTTTAAAACCACTATCACTTCCCTCTATCAAATCAGGATTTCGCTTCCTCTGAAAAAATAATATTTTTTTCTCAATAAGACCTTCGGGAATCTCCGTGTTATGCTACTTCGTGTTAGAAAAGGTCAGAACATGAAATTGGTCTGATTCTTAATAACCAGTATTTATAGCTAATCCAATGCAGTCAGGTAAATCTCTACTCTTCATATTTTTTATCAGTTTACTCTTTTTGAGCGGGACAGTTCACGCCCAAAACACAATTATAATATCAGGAATCATTCAGGATGAAGGTGGCACAACACTTCCGGGCGTGAGTGTTATGTTGAAAGGAACATCAACAGGCACTCAAACGGATTCAGAAGGGTCTTATAAACTAAATATCTCAAAACCAGGAAACTATACCCTTACTATTTCATCTGTGGGTCATATCACCCAGGAAAAATCTGTAACACTTAAAAGTGGTCAGCACCTTAAATCCAGTTTTACACTAAAAAGTGATACAAAAGTTATCGACGAAGTAACCGTTCATGGAAAAACGGAAACGCAGGAAATTAAGGAACAGGCTTTCACCGTCAATGCCATCGAAACCAAACAATATGCCAATACCACGGCAGACCTTAACCAGGTGCTTAACCGCAGCGCAGGTGTACGTATACGCGAACAGGGTGGTTTGGGATCCAGCTTTAATTTTTCGATTAATGGTCTTTCCGGTAAGGCTGTAAAATATTTCATTGACGGCGTCCCTATGGAAATTATGGGAAGTGCCATGTCCCTGAACAATATACCTGTCAACCTGGCTGAACGTATTGAAGTGTACAAAGGTGTAGTGCCGGTGCAGCTGGGTTCTGATGCCATGGGAGGTGCAGTGAACGTTATTACTAATCAAAAACAAACGAATTATCTTGATCTGAGTCATAGTTACGGATCATTCAATACCCATCGATCTTCATTAACCGGACAATATGTTCATCCGAAAACCGGCATAA
The nucleotide sequence above comes from Dyadobacter subterraneus. Encoded proteins:
- a CDS encoding TonB-dependent receptor, translated to MRITLLPILLCFISFCSPGQSFEINGIVKNANDDALSSVNVSLQNTNYSALTDQEGKFKISGVSQGEYKLIISHIGFKKLQKTVKIHNKSVFEEINLENAATELNEVTVTSEKQSKVLETKPIAISSVEIKNVVSQNVLITDVVDRLSGVRIRRSSSLGETSDVSINGMRGNAVRIYIDGLPMEFMYPNFDISTLPIGNLKRIDVYKGVLPVDVGTDALGGGINLVTEQKSYNSLRASYNVGSFNTHLADFSLGLANSKNYFVNVTGAYNYSDNNYGMDAQIYEKNNKVERIHRFHDRYRIGFGGITIGTHSKPWADELKLTLNLSSGDKQLQNGARVSSLAFGEVLYEAKNLSAILKYDKSLWNEKALFSTTFNYSDQQLIYIDTTSNVYSWSGKVIGRKGTEGEYSLGYTKTYIQGLVNRASFSYKLSANHKLLISNLYARQKLTGIDYLEEDPAKDYLRVPQYLTKNVAGVQYEGIFWNKLTFSTALKRFDYILDGAENNTFQLFKKKGGIWGYNAGLKYDLAPGMFIRTSYEKGYLIPLFAQFVGNGADIVRNTDLLPESSDNLNLGFSIARPINKILNISSTVNGFYRQQHDIIFIGDGVVKRYDNADQVRTVGVEGDVSLTYKNAFTLKTNVTFLRKTFTKVKIQESQFLVGTAFPNNPNFYANSEFAWAKSGLLKTQDRFRAYVFYTYIAPFNHITVGKENSVKNTPEAYVPVQHRVDAGLSYKFASNGLTASINAINLLNAKLFDNYLVPRAGTNFNVKLIYQLLNF
- a CDS encoding DUF4374 domain-containing protein, whose amino-acid sequence is MKSSPVTMRAQGSLTFFKILFLISIGFISGCSENSAPETRTYSIYTMAKDYKEYIIQVDNLSSGKADPVKNGARTYPKQIWFDLIVRDGFYYRLHRKTHYFLKYTVQNNQYVPVDSVEIAPLTYLDNYNWVHPDTLLLISYDRKNAGLRYAKVNVKNMKARLGIMPVALPKAPFNSMSVGFSELRNKQLLVGYSYHSITSSNFSTTDTAYVDILSYPELKWQKTLKDSRSTYPGGANTAQPNTFQDEKGDFYFLACPGIALGNHPDKPTALYRIRKDENTIDSTFFWNISESIKNHGYGLWNIGNGKAILRSERRDLFTGVEDHYKVPHIEFYVLDLKQKTIKKLDLPLDKGTSRQCVLVEKGNVYISINSDTAGNYIWIYNPDTETLTKGLKLDGDIDYILRVEKLYED
- a CDS encoding RNA polymerase sigma-70 factor, producing the protein MHINQPEKISFKIDEDSFKEIYNLYWEKVFSVCYANLGETEPAKGMVQEIFKSLWERKDELEINQSVERYLVRSAKFKVFEYIRNKKIREQHHEIIVASQVSSLNYTENEVLVSSLKERITSLIDTLPSQCRKVFKMSREQGLSNKEIASDLLISERAVEYHISKAVTSLKSHLTEYSC